A section of the Hyphomicrobiales bacterium genome encodes:
- a CDS encoding methyl-accepting chemotaxis protein, whose amino-acid sequence MWFRKAGSAAAAVAPEAGFSDVPSGGVTSALAECADEPACMAMVSTALEALQTGHFSAARGIPGAAGEALSALADALEKSALAILKRTVATSWQAGETIVAIASMSDDLNGVRNNAGTISSAAEQLSINTRNISDMGNTAAADAASARRVAEESIGHVDTAGSAMNQISTEVRNMTERLNVLQRAVEQISEMTQTIEEISSQTNLLALNATIEAARAGEAGRGFAVVASEVKALSQQTADATEQIRDRTNALTGEMAAMMGAMQKNAESVTGAESVVADVSQRFHGVGRQIAGVSGRISEMATTLEEQTSATEEISKAIARIAAEAGRSRKAADNIVKYASETDRLILEQFAELQNLDIRNAPLEAEKTHHMRIKQHLAEMMVGFRELDMNLVPAVLDCSLTTWSKAHLASEYRKTDVHLAMIETHRRFHAVARAVLEAIEKKDRATTLEKYREMGDV is encoded by the coding sequence ATGTGGTTTCGCAAGGCCGGTTCTGCCGCCGCGGCCGTCGCGCCCGAGGCGGGGTTCTCCGACGTACCGTCCGGCGGTGTTACGTCCGCGCTGGCGGAGTGCGCGGACGAGCCTGCCTGCATGGCCATGGTTAGCACGGCGCTGGAGGCGCTGCAGACCGGTCACTTCTCCGCCGCGCGCGGGATTCCCGGAGCGGCCGGCGAGGCCTTGTCCGCGCTTGCCGATGCGCTCGAGAAATCGGCCCTGGCGATCCTCAAGCGCACCGTCGCCACCTCCTGGCAGGCGGGCGAGACGATCGTCGCCATCGCCAGCATGTCCGACGACCTTAACGGCGTGCGCAACAATGCCGGCACCATTTCGTCCGCCGCCGAGCAATTGTCGATCAACACCCGCAACATCTCCGACATGGGCAACACGGCCGCCGCCGACGCGGCCTCGGCGCGCCGGGTGGCGGAGGAGAGCATCGGTCACGTCGACACCGCCGGTTCGGCGATGAACCAGATCAGCACCGAGGTCCGCAACATGACCGAGCGGCTCAACGTGCTGCAGCGCGCCGTCGAGCAGATCTCGGAGATGACCCAGACCATCGAGGAGATTTCCAGCCAGACCAACCTTCTGGCGCTCAACGCGACGATCGAAGCAGCCCGCGCGGGCGAGGCCGGGCGCGGCTTCGCGGTGGTCGCCAGCGAGGTCAAGGCGCTGTCGCAGCAGACCGCCGACGCGACCGAGCAGATCCGCGACCGCACCAACGCCCTGACCGGCGAAATGGCGGCGATGATGGGCGCCATGCAGAAGAACGCCGAATCGGTCACCGGCGCGGAAAGCGTCGTCGCCGACGTCAGCCAGCGCTTCCACGGCGTCGGCCGCCAGATCGCCGGCGTTTCAGGCCGCATTTCCGAGATGGCAACGACGCTCGAGGAGCAGACGAGCGCGACCGAGGAGATCTCGAAAGCCATCGCCCGCATCGCGGCGGAGGCCGGCCGCAGCCGCAAGGCCGCCGACAATATCGTCAAATACGCGTCGGAAACCGACCGGCTGATCCTCGAGCAGTTCGCCGAGTTGCAGAATCTCGACATCCGCAACGCCCCGCTGGAAGCCGAGAAGACCCATCACATGCGCATCAAGCAGCATCTCGCCGAGATGATGGTCGGCTTCCGCGAACTCGACATGAACCTGGTGCCGGCGGTTTTGGACTGCTCGCTCACCACCTGGAGCAAGGCGCATCTAGCGTCGGAATACCGGAAGACAGATGTCCATCTCGCCATGATCGAGACCCATCGCCGGTTTCACGCCGTCGCCCGCGCGGTGCTCGAGGCAATCGAGAAGAAGGACCGGGCGACGACGCTGGAAAAATACCGCGAGATGGGAGACGTTC